In one Nitrososphaera viennensis EN76 genomic region, the following are encoded:
- a CDS encoding DEAD/DEAH box helicase: MTSYRCPKCSSPHSVGADRIFDGRLMFRCARCKVCAIVQSSSASIDESYLEFLDKCEDGGAATADDLRLLMEQERIIRPKKEVDAMLAGLGGKDPLLEEVLRSDRDYIVDFRSLEEPPPEYGSDINGLPVDEGITSVLKAKGIGKLYKFQEEAVKKILQGKDVVITAPTASGKTEAFCIPILQKIAEEVSRFGSLRAGDERGKIMAIFVYPTKALARDQMPKITELAKPLGVRAAVLDGDTPDTERAKILESLPDIIVTNFDVIHYHMMHRTRLSRALRTAKFLVVDEAHVYTGVFGANVHHIIARLERLAGGGKMQIAAASATLPNAADFCKALFGREMQVVKGRGRRGRVNLAIIFPSLRSHRSLALDIVKEAAAKGRHRTIAFSNSHLGSELLAFYAARQGVSIRVHRAGLTASARAGVEEMFKSGKLSAISATPTLELGIDIGDVDAIVSNIVPVNRLVQRIGRAARRGQQGYAFLALGNDPISQYYKSHPDDYLSDQEFAYTDPENPFVKEFQILAMACDRPVSMAESKGAWDAVQKLVSRGLLSLEKERFVPDFKKAMAVLNNYSIRGIGSRVDIKLAGKIAGDRSLPQALEELHQDAIYFLAGRRYRVKALHFERDRQQPYAELEAIPYDYPYYTKALTDEWPSILEVHERKKVFGIEVAYCSLKIQKRVLGYANIEIGQEVAQGKTKVMFDQPLEFEFATKGFVFRAPRPEETMSKADDEEYIGMSAFHASEHVIIEGSAMITGGASQDLGGISLGSSGLIFVYDGSVGGNGASKVLYDRLDRALGRALRILSECPCTSESGCPRCTYSYRCGNNNEYLHKAAAIEVMNRAVEGEATEIGDDEEIQGDRALV; this comes from the coding sequence TGGATGCGATGCTTGCTGGGCTGGGCGGCAAGGATCCGCTTTTGGAAGAGGTGCTGCGCTCTGACCGCGACTATATCGTTGATTTCCGCTCGCTTGAGGAGCCGCCGCCAGAGTACGGCAGTGATATCAATGGTCTGCCGGTTGACGAAGGCATAACCAGCGTCCTGAAGGCAAAGGGCATTGGAAAATTGTATAAATTCCAGGAAGAGGCCGTGAAAAAGATCCTGCAGGGAAAAGACGTCGTCATCACGGCTCCGACTGCATCCGGCAAGACGGAGGCGTTTTGCATACCTATCCTGCAAAAGATAGCAGAAGAGGTTTCGCGCTTTGGCTCGCTTCGCGCCGGAGACGAGCGCGGAAAAATAATGGCGATTTTCGTGTACCCGACAAAGGCCCTTGCGCGCGACCAGATGCCAAAGATAACCGAGCTTGCCAAGCCCCTTGGCGTGCGCGCGGCGGTCCTTGACGGCGATACGCCGGACACAGAACGTGCAAAGATCCTTGAGTCCCTGCCAGACATCATCGTCACCAACTTTGACGTCATACACTACCACATGATGCACCGGACGAGGCTCTCCAGAGCATTAAGGACTGCAAAGTTCCTTGTAGTCGACGAGGCGCACGTCTATACCGGCGTCTTTGGGGCAAACGTGCACCACATCATCGCGCGGCTGGAGCGGCTTGCCGGCGGCGGGAAGATGCAGATAGCCGCGGCGTCTGCGACGCTTCCAAACGCGGCCGACTTTTGCAAGGCGCTCTTTGGCAGGGAGATGCAGGTCGTAAAAGGAAGGGGAAGGCGCGGCAGGGTCAACCTTGCAATAATATTCCCGTCATTGCGGTCGCACCGCTCCCTTGCCCTTGACATTGTAAAAGAAGCGGCAGCAAAGGGCAGGCACAGGACGATTGCGTTTTCAAACTCGCACCTTGGCTCTGAGCTGCTGGCGTTTTACGCGGCAAGGCAGGGCGTGTCGATAAGGGTGCACAGGGCCGGCCTGACGGCATCTGCAAGGGCAGGCGTGGAGGAGATGTTCAAGTCCGGCAAGCTGTCTGCAATATCTGCCACCCCGACGCTTGAGCTTGGCATCGACATTGGCGACGTGGACGCCATCGTCTCAAACATCGTCCCTGTCAACCGCCTCGTGCAGAGGATAGGAAGGGCCGCGCGCAGAGGCCAGCAGGGGTACGCGTTTTTGGCGCTTGGCAACGACCCCATAAGCCAGTACTACAAGTCGCATCCCGACGATTACCTGTCAGACCAGGAATTTGCATACACTGACCCGGAGAACCCGTTTGTCAAAGAGTTCCAGATATTGGCCATGGCGTGTGACAGGCCGGTATCGATGGCCGAGTCGAAAGGCGCGTGGGACGCGGTGCAGAAACTTGTCTCAAGGGGGCTTTTGAGCCTCGAAAAGGAGCGCTTTGTGCCCGACTTCAAAAAGGCGATGGCAGTTCTAAACAATTACAGCATACGCGGAATAGGAAGCAGGGTCGACATCAAGCTTGCAGGCAAAATAGCCGGGGACAGGTCGCTTCCGCAGGCACTGGAAGAGCTGCACCAGGACGCCATATACTTTCTTGCCGGCAGGCGCTACCGCGTAAAGGCGCTGCACTTTGAGCGCGACAGGCAACAGCCGTATGCCGAACTAGAAGCAATACCGTACGACTATCCATACTACACCAAGGCGCTCACCGACGAGTGGCCGTCGATACTTGAAGTGCACGAGCGAAAGAAGGTGTTCGGCATTGAAGTCGCGTACTGCTCGCTGAAGATACAGAAAAGGGTGCTTGGCTACGCCAACATCGAGATAGGCCAGGAAGTGGCGCAGGGCAAGACGAAGGTGATGTTTGACCAGCCCCTTGAATTCGAGTTTGCGACCAAGGGGTTCGTGTTCCGTGCGCCAAGGCCGGAGGAAACGATGTCAAAGGCAGACGACGAAGAGTACATCGGGATGAGCGCGTTCCACGCGTCAGAGCACGTCATAATAGAGGGAAGCGCCATGATAACGGGAGGCGCGTCGCAGGACCTTGGCGGAATCTCGCTTGGGTCGTCGGGGCTCATATTCGTGTACGACGGGAGCGTGGGTGGAAACGGCGCAAGCAAAGTATTGTACGACCGCCTGGACAGGGCGCTTGGCAGGGCGCTTCGCATACTGTCTGAATGCCCGTGCACGAGCGAGAGCGGCTGCCCCAGATGCACCTACTCGTACAGGTGCGGCAACAATAACGAATACCTGCACAAGGCAGCAGCCATCGAGGTCATGAACCGCGCAGTGGAGGGCGAGGCGACCGAGATAGGAGATGACGAGGAAATACAGGGCGACCGTGCCCTAGTTTAG
- a CDS encoding DNA topoisomerase I, which yields MEEVAAAPQPQARIRWSSLVHRGVAFPPEHQPRGITISIKGEKVALNADQEELVYAWAKKKDTHYVQDPVFQSNFLLDLKPLLPEKFRKADLKISDFDFSQAFRLADEEKMMKEREKERIKNLPREEKKKMAEAKKAERERLKALYGKAVVDGQEVDIANWLVEPPGLFMGRGQHPLRGRWKPRVRPQDVTLNLGEDAPVPEGEWKEIVHDHTSTWLATWMENLTEKRKYVWLHDSSELRQGNDKAKYDKALNLAQQLGKVEKEIMRKMKGSNDKAATAAYLIFKLAMRVGDEKDPDEADTVGASTLRVEHIKFPQQNGKQYIEFNFLGKDSVPWQKTLEVNSEDTRALYDNLRNFMKGKKPDQQIFDDINSRKVNAFFQTVMPGLTAKVFRTCIATKVVQQALVNPPIKVDRNSQESDKVYVAKSANLKAAIECNHKKGVDPKNPAAKKAAEKFEEAVAKRNQAIAELEKQVAAGNWKTETQEKRLKERLAKLKMQLKLQQETRDYNLGTSLRNYIDPRVMKAWLNYVDLDWTKVYTATLQRKFKWVEGYKEKNYSRFYP from the coding sequence ATGGAAGAGGTCGCTGCAGCACCACAGCCGCAGGCGCGCATAAGGTGGAGTTCGCTTGTCCACAGGGGCGTCGCCTTCCCGCCCGAGCACCAGCCAAGGGGCATCACCATTTCGATAAAGGGAGAAAAGGTCGCGCTCAACGCAGACCAGGAAGAGCTCGTGTACGCGTGGGCGAAGAAGAAGGACACCCACTATGTGCAGGACCCCGTGTTCCAGTCCAACTTTTTGCTCGACCTAAAGCCGCTGCTTCCAGAAAAATTCAGAAAAGCAGACCTAAAGATTTCCGACTTTGATTTCTCTCAGGCGTTCCGGCTTGCCGACGAGGAGAAGATGATGAAAGAGCGAGAAAAGGAGCGCATAAAGAACCTTCCAAGGGAAGAAAAGAAAAAGATGGCAGAGGCAAAAAAGGCAGAGCGCGAGCGGCTAAAGGCGCTGTACGGCAAGGCAGTGGTTGATGGTCAGGAAGTAGACATCGCCAACTGGCTTGTCGAGCCGCCGGGCCTGTTCATGGGCAGGGGCCAGCACCCGCTGCGTGGCCGCTGGAAGCCCCGCGTCAGACCGCAGGACGTTACGCTAAACCTTGGCGAGGACGCGCCAGTGCCAGAAGGCGAGTGGAAGGAAATCGTCCACGACCACACATCGACCTGGCTTGCGACGTGGATGGAGAACCTGACTGAAAAGCGCAAGTACGTCTGGCTCCATGATTCCTCGGAACTGCGGCAGGGCAATGATAAAGCCAAGTACGACAAGGCGCTGAACCTGGCGCAGCAGCTGGGCAAGGTCGAAAAGGAGATCATGCGCAAGATGAAGGGCTCTAACGACAAAGCCGCAACCGCCGCGTATCTCATATTCAAGCTTGCCATGAGGGTCGGAGACGAAAAGGACCCCGACGAGGCCGACACGGTGGGCGCAAGCACGCTTCGCGTCGAGCACATAAAGTTCCCGCAACAAAACGGCAAACAATACATCGAGTTCAACTTCCTCGGCAAGGACAGCGTGCCGTGGCAAAAGACGCTTGAGGTCAATTCTGAGGACACGAGGGCGCTCTACGACAACCTGCGCAATTTCATGAAGGGCAAGAAACCCGACCAGCAGATATTTGACGACATCAACTCGCGCAAGGTAAACGCGTTCTTCCAGACGGTGATGCCGGGCCTGACAGCCAAGGTGTTCAGGACGTGCATCGCCACAAAGGTGGTGCAGCAGGCGCTCGTCAACCCGCCCATCAAGGTGGACAGGAACTCGCAAGAGTCAGACAAGGTGTATGTGGCGAAGTCTGCAAACCTGAAAGCGGCAATAGAGTGCAACCACAAAAAGGGCGTGGACCCCAAGAACCCGGCGGCAAAAAAAGCCGCGGAAAAGTTTGAAGAAGCTGTTGCCAAGAGGAATCAGGCCATAGCCGAGCTTGAAAAGCAGGTGGCGGCAGGAAACTGGAAGACAGAGACCCAGGAAAAGCGGCTGAAAGAGCGGCTTGCCAAGTTGAAAATGCAGTTGAAGCTGCAGCAGGAAACCCGCGACTATAATCTGGGGACATCGCTTCGCAACTACATCGACCCCCGCGTCATGAAGGCGTGGCTCAACTATGTTGACCTTGACTGGACCAAAGTGTACACCGCGACCCTACAGCGCAAGTTCAAGTGGGTAGAAGGGTACAAGGAAAAGAATTACTCCAGATTCTATCCCTGA